A portion of the Sphaerochaeta pleomorpha str. Grapes genome contains these proteins:
- a CDS encoding fumarate hydratase — MTLSEKITEALRQAVVSLSPDVLACLDRAIEEESKGMGEVHSDASLMVLQAIKDNLEIASQKGLPMCQDTGMFVVFVDLGRDCPLSPTLIEKAIKCGCLEAVQQASFRRSVVAEPVFERKNTTDNLPPVISWKLVDGSSVAIHFLLKGFGSENCSSVRMLNPTGGSAAVVDAVEEIVRLAGGKPCPPIFLGVGLGGTMERAALLSKRALLRDSGKQNANPKYASLEQEILDRVQNLHIGSGGFGGRVTALNVAVEYEPTHIAALPLAVSINCWADRKATVIWEGEDA, encoded by the coding sequence ATGACTCTTTCTGAAAAAATAACCGAGGCCTTGCGGCAGGCTGTAGTCAGTCTTTCCCCCGATGTCCTTGCCTGTCTGGACAGGGCCATTGAAGAAGAATCGAAGGGAATGGGGGAGGTCCATAGTGATGCAAGCCTCATGGTTTTGCAGGCAATCAAGGATAATTTGGAGATTGCAAGTCAAAAAGGGCTTCCCATGTGTCAGGATACTGGGATGTTTGTCGTATTTGTAGACTTGGGGCGAGATTGTCCCCTGTCTCCTACCCTGATTGAAAAAGCCATCAAATGTGGTTGCCTTGAAGCTGTACAACAGGCCTCCTTTCGGCGTTCGGTAGTGGCTGAGCCTGTTTTTGAGCGAAAGAATACCACTGACAATCTTCCCCCTGTCATTTCTTGGAAATTGGTCGATGGATCGTCTGTGGCTATCCACTTTTTGCTCAAGGGGTTTGGAAGTGAGAATTGCAGTTCTGTGAGGATGCTCAACCCGACAGGAGGCAGTGCTGCGGTAGTTGACGCAGTAGAAGAAATCGTCCGCCTTGCCGGTGGAAAACCCTGTCCCCCGATTTTCCTTGGGGTCGGCCTTGGCGGTACCATGGAACGTGCAGCACTGTTGTCAAAACGAGCTCTTCTGCGAGACAGCGGGAAGCAGAATGCAAATCCAAAGTATGCAAGCCTGGAACAGGAGATTCTGGACAGGGTCCAGAACCTGCATATAGGAAGCGGTGGTTTTGGAGGACGTGTCACCGCCCTCAATGTCGCCGTTGAATATGAACCTACCCACATTGCCGCTCTTCCTCTGGCTGTTTCCATCAATTGCTGGGCAGACCGGAAGGCTACCGTGATATGGGAGGGTGAAGATGCGTAA
- a CDS encoding FumA C-terminus/TtdB family hydratase beta subunit has product MRKVTLPLSSQDVQSLRAFDQVLLSGELYVGRDQVHSRLVTLLDNNEPLPFSLSGQTMYYMGPSPAPNGHLIGSCGPTTSARMDAFSPRLLDLGLKAMVGKGPRSKAVVDSIVKNQAVYLQAFGGCGALYASTVTKVETIAFSDLGPEALLRLTVENFPVIVAIDCFGGSVYSL; this is encoded by the coding sequence ATGCGTAAGGTTACTCTTCCTCTCTCTTCCCAAGATGTGCAGTCCTTGCGGGCTTTTGACCAGGTACTGCTTAGCGGTGAACTCTATGTAGGCAGAGATCAAGTTCATAGTCGTTTGGTTACCCTGTTGGATAACAACGAGCCATTGCCTTTTTCCCTTTCGGGCCAGACCATGTACTACATGGGTCCTTCGCCTGCCCCTAATGGGCATCTGATAGGATCTTGTGGGCCGACCACCAGTGCAAGGATGGATGCGTTCTCCCCGAGGCTTTTGGACCTTGGGCTCAAGGCCATGGTGGGAAAGGGTCCACGGAGCAAAGCCGTGGTAGATTCCATTGTGAAAAACCAGGCAGTCTACCTGCAAGCCTTTGGTGGATGCGGGGCGCTCTATGCCTCAACGGTTACAAAAGTCGAGACAATAGCCTTTTCAGACCTTGGGCCTGAGGCCCTATTGCGACTTACCGTGGAAAATTTTCCGGTTATCGTAGCCATAGACTGTTTTGGAGGGAGTGTCTATTCACTGTAG
- a CDS encoding FKBP-type peptidyl-prolyl cis-trans isomerase N-terminal domain-containing protein — MVFLFLTGCKTSQEELPVVAVDKQPSTEQVASSPILEPDSIKDLAIPTTMEDRFSYTYGYMLFSTMKQQGFETMDSEYFAKGVWDAGNGERYFTQEQMSQILHEVQSKMLEQAQAELETLAAHNLAAAEEFLKVNKTRENVITTDSGLQYQILREGKGVSPTQDDIVDIDYRILLLDGTVLDSSYDRGYSSSFQLKEIKVPGFIEGVKHMSPGASYRFWIHPDLGYGTEGNQTIEPNSLLIVEVELKSVKNATV, encoded by the coding sequence ATGGTTTTTCTTTTTTTGACCGGATGTAAGACTTCACAGGAAGAATTGCCCGTGGTAGCTGTTGATAAGCAACCTTCAACTGAGCAAGTGGCCTCTTCCCCCATTCTTGAACCCGATTCAATCAAAGATCTTGCGATTCCTACCACTATGGAAGACCGTTTTAGCTATACCTATGGGTATATGCTGTTTTCTACAATGAAACAGCAGGGTTTCGAAACCATGGATAGTGAGTATTTTGCCAAAGGCGTCTGGGATGCCGGAAACGGTGAACGTTATTTCACCCAAGAACAGATGTCCCAGATTTTGCATGAGGTCCAGTCAAAAATGCTTGAGCAAGCACAGGCAGAACTAGAAACCTTGGCTGCACACAATCTTGCAGCGGCAGAGGAATTCCTGAAAGTCAACAAGACCAGGGAGAATGTCATCACGACTGATTCGGGTCTTCAGTACCAAATCCTTCGCGAGGGTAAGGGAGTGTCTCCCACTCAGGACGATATAGTGGACATCGACTACCGGATCCTCCTATTGGACGGAACCGTTCTTGACAGTTCCTATGATCGAGGCTATTCCTCCTCTTTTCAGTTGAAGGAGATCAAGGTCCCCGGTTTTATCGAAGGTGTCAAACATATGAGCCCTGGTGCAAGTTATAGGTTTTGGATTCATCCCGACCTAGGCTATGGGACAGAGGGAAACCAGACAATTGAACCCAACTCCCTGCTGATTGTCGAAGTTGAGCTCAAGTCAGTAAAAAATGCTACTGTTTAA
- a CDS encoding YjjG family noncanonical pyrimidine nucleotidase: protein MYRNLFFDADGTLFDFSLAEKKAFSLLSAQLAFPDTKAYMSLYMGANAQCWREFEQGTLTLTELKTKRFRDFSSLAGLDLDCKEASTAFEDHLSRQGILFQDSIPLLEALSKRGYHLFLASNGISHVQRGRIAASAIEKYFEGIFISEELGFQKPDTRFFEYMLEKANLTNRKEECIMIGDSLSSDIKGGIDSNIDTLWVNFESKPSDLSLLPTYECSHLGDLLEIFLPIY from the coding sequence ATGTATCGAAATCTTTTTTTTGATGCCGACGGCACTCTGTTCGATTTCTCCCTTGCAGAGAAAAAAGCATTTTCCCTTCTATCGGCACAGTTGGCTTTTCCCGATACGAAAGCATACATGAGTCTCTATATGGGGGCTAATGCACAATGCTGGAGGGAATTCGAGCAAGGGACCCTCACCCTTACAGAATTGAAAACAAAGCGTTTCAGAGATTTTTCGAGCCTGGCAGGACTCGATCTTGACTGTAAAGAAGCCAGCACAGCCTTTGAAGACCATCTATCCAGGCAGGGCATCCTGTTCCAAGACAGTATTCCCCTTTTGGAAGCCCTTTCCAAACGCGGATACCACCTTTTTCTTGCTTCCAACGGCATTTCCCATGTCCAGAGGGGAAGGATTGCCGCTTCAGCTATCGAAAAATATTTCGAAGGGATTTTCATCAGCGAGGAACTCGGTTTCCAGAAACCCGATACCCGGTTCTTTGAATACATGCTCGAGAAGGCAAACCTTACAAACAGGAAAGAAGAATGCATCATGATCGGCGATAGCCTGTCCAGTGATATAAAAGGGGGCATCGACAGCAACATCGACACCCTCTGGGTAAACTTTGAAAGCAAGCCTTCAGACCTTTCGCTGCTACCCACGTATGAATGCAGTCATTTAGGTGACCTTCTGGAAATATTTTTGCCGATCTATTGA
- a CDS encoding HdeD family acid-resistance protein — protein sequence MEKSFLKRHLNIALFTGVVIAALGLYMLFQSESFVEVLVTILGISMVLSGIYAVFSMRSYAWGKKSKILYLLKSLGSILIGALAVILPFTVANISWNVLIYLLAAQLAISAVVSLFNAVILRKGEKSVSPIFAEALFSLVFAILLFAFPRQIGSMILKIIGFVIFASGLGIVVWSSWIKRISRQFKDSSAIESTAELIEEKDSNPRD from the coding sequence ATGGAAAAATCCTTTCTGAAACGTCATCTGAATATTGCCCTGTTCACTGGCGTTGTTATTGCCGCCCTGGGTCTCTACATGTTGTTCCAGAGTGAGTCGTTCGTCGAGGTACTCGTCACCATCTTGGGCATCTCGATGGTTCTTTCCGGTATCTATGCAGTCTTTTCCATGCGTTCCTATGCATGGGGTAAAAAGAGCAAAATCCTGTACCTGCTCAAGAGCCTTGGAAGCATTCTCATTGGAGCCTTGGCGGTAATCCTGCCATTCACTGTAGCAAATATCAGTTGGAATGTTTTGATTTATCTGCTGGCAGCACAGCTGGCAATCTCGGCAGTGGTTTCCCTGTTCAATGCAGTCATCCTGCGCAAGGGTGAGAAAAGTGTTTCCCCTATCTTCGCCGAGGCATTGTTTTCCCTTGTCTTTGCAATCCTTCTTTTTGCGTTTCCCCGCCAGATAGGTTCAATGATTTTGAAAATAATCGGCTTTGTCATTTTTGCCTCAGGCCTTGGCATTGTAGTCTGGTCTTCCTGGATAAAAAGGATTTCAAGACAGTTCAAGGATTCTTCGGCAATCGAGTCAACTGCGGAATTGATCGAGGAAAAGGACAGCAATCCAAGGGACTAG
- a CDS encoding HIT family protein gives METIFSKIIKGTIPSVKLHEDDLCISILDINPVCKGHLLIIARDPYPTISECPDETLGHMMHLAKEADKKLRAVLHCDGTNIMINNGKASGQEVPHLHIHVIPRFEDDNQKLGFIKTTYAEGELAQYGERLEF, from the coding sequence ATGGAAACCATTTTTTCAAAAATCATTAAAGGGACTATCCCTTCTGTAAAACTACATGAAGATGATTTATGCATCTCAATCCTCGATATCAATCCTGTCTGCAAAGGCCATCTCTTGATCATCGCAAGGGACCCCTACCCGACAATCAGCGAATGTCCTGATGAAACGCTGGGGCACATGATGCACCTTGCAAAGGAAGCAGACAAGAAGCTACGGGCCGTCCTTCACTGTGACGGGACGAACATCATGATCAACAACGGCAAAGCCAGCGGACAAGAGGTCCCCCACCTTCATATCCATGTCATCCCCAGGTTTGAGGATGATAACCAAAAATTAGGCTTTATCAAAACGACCTATGCTGAAGGCGAATTAGCCCAGTACGGGGAAAGACTGGAATTTTAG
- the fusA gene encoding elongation factor G → MADLQQMRNIGISAHIDSGKTTLTERILYYCNRIHEIHEVRGKDGVGATMDSMELERERGITIASAATNVTWKDTEINIIDTPGHVDFTIEVERSLRVLDGAIMVLCSVAGVQSQSITVDRQMKRYHVPRIAFINKCDRTGANPYRVQKQLGEKLGLNAVLIQIPIGLEDKLEGVVDLISMKALYFDGGENADSMREAEIPAELLEEAKAKREEMLDGVSMCSDELMEAMLEDNVTEEIIRNAIRKATIALQLCPVMMGSAYKNKGIQALLDGVISYLPNPTEVTNRAHDLDDNEKEIILPSDENLPPVVLAFKLEDGQYGQLTYIRVYQGKVKKGDELYNTRSHKKFRVGRLIKMHAATMEDLSEAGCGEIAALFGIDCASGDTFCDPKLNYSMSSMFVPNPVISLSIKPVDKKSADNMGKALNRFTKEDPTFHCYVDPESNQTIIQGMGELHLEVYVERMKREYKAEVEIGAPEVSYREAITQRADFNYTHKKQTGGSGQYARVAGYMEPIPDPVEGEEVKEYEFSDEIKGGSIPNEYIPSCDKGFQAAMKKGTQVGFPVRGVRCVVNDGAWHPVDSSDMAFQSAALGAFRDAYEKAKPVILEPIMKVEVVAPTEFQGSLFASINQRRGIIISSTEDHAMCTVYAEVPLSEMFGYSTALRSLTQGKGEFAMEVYKYGRVPMGVSEQLKKDYQEKRKNEQK, encoded by the coding sequence ATGGCTGACTTGCAACAAATGAGGAATATCGGAATTAGTGCCCACATTGACTCGGGTAAAACAACTCTTACCGAAAGGATCCTCTACTACTGCAATAGGATCCACGAAATTCATGAAGTTCGTGGCAAGGATGGCGTTGGTGCTACCATGGATAGCATGGAACTTGAACGCGAACGTGGAATCACGATTGCTTCAGCTGCGACAAACGTTACGTGGAAAGACACGGAAATCAATATTATCGACACCCCGGGACACGTTGACTTCACCATCGAGGTTGAACGTTCTTTGCGTGTTCTTGACGGTGCAATCATGGTATTGTGCTCAGTAGCAGGTGTGCAGAGCCAGTCGATTACTGTTGACCGTCAGATGAAACGCTACCATGTTCCCCGAATTGCATTTATCAACAAGTGCGACAGAACCGGTGCAAACCCCTACAGGGTCCAGAAGCAGCTGGGTGAGAAACTCGGCTTGAATGCCGTATTGATCCAGATTCCCATTGGTCTTGAAGACAAGCTTGAGGGTGTCGTTGACCTTATCAGCATGAAGGCACTCTATTTTGATGGTGGTGAGAATGCGGATTCAATGCGTGAAGCAGAAATCCCAGCAGAATTGCTTGAAGAAGCAAAAGCCAAGAGAGAAGAGATGCTTGACGGTGTTTCCATGTGTTCCGATGAACTGATGGAAGCCATGCTCGAGGACAACGTAACTGAAGAAATCATCCGCAACGCAATCCGCAAGGCAACCATTGCCCTGCAACTCTGCCCTGTCATGATGGGTTCTGCTTACAAGAACAAGGGTATCCAGGCTTTGCTCGATGGTGTCATAAGCTATCTCCCAAACCCCACTGAAGTTACCAACAGGGCTCACGACCTCGACGATAACGAGAAAGAGATTATTCTTCCTTCCGATGAAAACCTTCCTCCCGTTGTCCTCGCCTTTAAACTTGAAGATGGTCAGTATGGTCAGTTGACATACATCCGTGTCTATCAGGGTAAGGTCAAGAAGGGTGATGAACTGTACAATACCCGTAGCCATAAAAAGTTCAGGGTTGGCCGTTTGATCAAGATGCACGCTGCAACGATGGAAGATCTCAGCGAAGCAGGCTGTGGTGAGATTGCTGCCTTGTTTGGCATTGACTGCGCATCCGGCGATACATTCTGTGATCCTAAGCTGAACTATTCCATGAGTTCCATGTTTGTTCCCAACCCCGTTATTTCCCTGTCTATCAAACCGGTAGACAAGAAATCTGCGGACAATATGGGTAAGGCACTCAACAGGTTCACCAAGGAAGATCCTACCTTCCATTGTTATGTTGACCCAGAGTCCAACCAGACTATCATCCAGGGCATGGGCGAATTGCACCTTGAAGTATATGTTGAACGCATGAAGCGCGAATACAAGGCTGAGGTAGAAATCGGCGCACCTGAGGTCTCCTATCGTGAGGCTATCACCCAGCGTGCCGACTTCAACTATACGCACAAGAAGCAGACTGGTGGATCCGGGCAGTATGCCCGTGTTGCCGGTTATATGGAACCGATTCCCGATCCTGTAGAAGGTGAGGAAGTCAAGGAATATGAGTTCTCCGACGAAATCAAGGGTGGATCTATTCCCAATGAATATATCCCTTCCTGTGACAAGGGCTTCCAGGCTGCAATGAAAAAAGGCACTCAGGTCGGCTTCCCAGTCAGAGGTGTCCGTTGTGTTGTCAATGATGGTGCCTGGCACCCGGTCGACTCTTCCGACATGGCATTCCAGTCTGCAGCCCTCGGTGCATTCAGGGACGCTTATGAGAAAGCCAAGCCGGTTATCCTTGAACCCATCATGAAAGTCGAGGTTGTTGCCCCGACCGAGTTCCAGGGAAGTCTGTTTGCTTCGATTAACCAGAGACGCGGTATCATCATCAGTTCCACTGAAGATCATGCTATGTGTACTGTATATGCCGAAGTTCCTCTTTCCGAGATGTTTGGGTATTCCACGGCACTCCGCTCCCTTACCCAGGGTAAAGGTGAGTTTGCCATGGAAGTCTATAAGTACGGCCGCGTACCGATGGGCGTTTCCGAGCAGCTCAAGAAAGATTATCAAGAGAAAAGAAAGAACGAACAGAAATAG
- a CDS encoding DUF4867 family protein, protein MKDRYFSIPEKLASANKETMILTLDSSRFRKYGRILKGMDVSELVETADNLTAIPEEGNIYEPGLKGLEDCTVSRQFGTYFGNMPIQVGYCNGTNQTINGMEYHKSPELFVAVTDCVQFLCSFENLNEFNTVRTQDAEVFFFPKGSVSLIYANVMHLAPCTVRGKGFKSIIVLPLHTNEPLDEEGKELLKTCPDPEGRLLFKKNKWMIAHPERQQLVSQGVHIGLVGENRRIIPE, encoded by the coding sequence ATGAAAGATAGATATTTCAGTATTCCGGAAAAACTGGCTTCTGCAAACAAAGAAACCATGATTCTCACGTTGGATTCTTCCCGGTTCAGAAAATACGGAAGAATACTCAAAGGTATGGACGTATCGGAATTGGTTGAAACGGCAGACAATCTGACGGCGATTCCAGAAGAAGGCAATATCTACGAACCTGGCCTGAAAGGACTGGAGGACTGTACAGTGTCCAGGCAGTTTGGTACCTATTTCGGCAATATGCCTATCCAGGTAGGGTACTGCAACGGGACGAACCAGACTATCAATGGTATGGAATACCATAAAAGCCCCGAACTCTTCGTCGCAGTAACCGACTGCGTCCAGTTTCTCTGCTCGTTTGAGAACTTGAATGAATTCAATACCGTACGGACCCAGGATGCCGAGGTGTTTTTCTTTCCCAAGGGATCGGTGTCCCTCATCTATGCAAATGTCATGCATCTGGCACCCTGTACGGTCAGGGGAAAAGGTTTCAAATCAATCATCGTACTCCCCCTTCATACAAACGAACCTTTGGATGAAGAAGGAAAAGAACTGCTCAAGACCTGCCCTGACCCCGAAGGACGCCTTCTTTTCAAGAAAAACAAATGGATGATAGCCCACCCTGAGCGTCAACAACTTGTTTCCCAGGGAGTCCATATCGGTCTGGTTGGCGAGAACCGGAGAATCATCCCAGAATAA
- a CDS encoding sulfite exporter TauE/SafE family protein, whose protein sequence is MSPIILSGIVVFITHTLEAVTGFGCSVLAMPFVTGLLGMRTGVMVITVLAWILAAYFAITKRKYIDWKQFAIIAGFMLIGLPIGMYLFRSIDSGGLKLILAIFICIVSVWQLIRLSRTNSIQKPLVGKKALPYYLLLIAGGVIHGIFSSGGPLVVLYASRNIPDKGKFRATLCLLWTTLNTILIAVYLKEGSFTAPVAKTTAYLVPFVLVGIFAGEKIHDKVNARTFSLIVFSMLLLTGLFMLIF, encoded by the coding sequence ATGAGTCCAATCATTCTCTCAGGTATCGTAGTATTCATTACCCATACCCTCGAGGCTGTTACCGGGTTCGGCTGCTCAGTGCTGGCGATGCCCTTCGTAACAGGTCTTTTGGGTATGAGAACCGGGGTTATGGTCATCACTGTCTTGGCTTGGATACTTGCTGCCTACTTTGCTATTACCAAGCGGAAGTACATTGACTGGAAACAATTTGCAATCATCGCAGGATTCATGCTTATCGGGTTACCCATCGGCATGTATCTTTTCCGGTCGATAGACAGCGGTGGATTGAAGTTGATTCTGGCAATATTCATCTGTATTGTCTCTGTCTGGCAGCTGATCAGATTATCCAGGACAAACTCAATTCAGAAACCCCTTGTCGGAAAGAAAGCCCTACCCTACTACCTTTTGCTTATCGCAGGAGGGGTAATCCATGGCATATTTTCTTCAGGAGGGCCTCTGGTTGTGCTGTATGCATCAAGGAATATCCCTGACAAGGGAAAATTCAGGGCAACCCTGTGTCTGCTCTGGACGACGCTCAATACAATTCTCATTGCAGTATATTTGAAAGAAGGGTCTTTTACGGCCCCGGTTGCAAAAACAACGGCTTATCTTGTACCTTTTGTGCTTGTGGGCATCTTTGCAGGCGAAAAAATCCATGACAAGGTCAACGCACGTACGTTTTCCCTCATCGTTTTTTCCATGCTCTTGCTCACCGGTCTTTTTATGCTCATTTTTTAG